One Gordonia sp. SID5947 genomic region harbors:
- a CDS encoding mycofactocin-coupled SDR family oxidoreductase — protein sequence MGQFDGKVVYITGIARGQGRNHALRFAREGAAIIGLDIAGPVADHATYPSATADDFAETIRLVEEAGGKILARQGDTRDLAFQQELVADGVEQFGRLDHVIANAGILTWGAVWELSEEQFTDVVDVNLVGTWKTLKATIPAMLEAGNGGSIVVISSVAGLKAMPLQASYSASKFGLRGLTQTAAKELGQHRIRVNSVHPYAVDTPMGLADTEAHRIFGMPWVTPHLTSVLDHHPVASLDEISDAVLYLSSDGAKAVTGAEFQIDMGNSKV from the coding sequence ATGGGCCAATTCGACGGCAAGGTCGTCTACATCACCGGAATCGCCCGCGGACAGGGGCGAAACCATGCGCTGCGATTCGCCCGCGAGGGTGCGGCGATCATCGGTCTCGACATCGCCGGACCGGTGGCCGATCACGCCACCTATCCGTCGGCGACCGCCGACGATTTCGCCGAGACGATCCGTCTCGTCGAGGAAGCGGGCGGAAAAATCCTTGCCCGGCAGGGTGATACGCGCGACCTCGCGTTCCAGCAGGAGTTGGTCGCAGACGGCGTCGAACAGTTCGGCAGGCTCGACCATGTGATCGCCAACGCGGGCATTCTCACGTGGGGTGCCGTGTGGGAGCTCTCCGAGGAACAGTTCACCGACGTCGTCGACGTGAACCTGGTCGGGACATGGAAGACCCTCAAGGCCACCATCCCGGCGATGCTCGAGGCCGGAAACGGGGGCTCCATCGTCGTGATCAGCTCCGTCGCCGGGCTGAAGGCCATGCCGCTGCAGGCGTCGTACTCGGCCTCGAAGTTCGGGCTGCGCGGTCTGACCCAGACGGCCGCCAAGGAGCTCGGACAGCATCGGATCCGGGTCAACAGCGTCCATCCCTATGCGGTCGACACACCGATGGGGCTCGCCGACACCGAGGCCCACCGGATCTTCGGTATGCCTTGGGTGACACCGCATCTGACCTCCGTCCTCGACCATCACCCGGTGGCATCGCTGGACGAGATCTCCGATGCCGTGCTGTATCTGTCGTCGGACGGCGCCAAGGCGGTCACGGGTGCCGAGTTCCAGATCGACATGGGCAACTCCAAAGTCTGA
- the mftA gene encoding mycofactocin precursor MftA (Mycofactocin is a small molecule electron carrier derived from the final two amino acids, Val-Tyr, of MftA, the mycofactocin precursor. It plays a role in redox homeostasis and the metabolism of alcohols and aldehydes in Actinobacteria, including Mycobacterium tuberculosis.), whose translation MADQSVTSTQDTELVGESLVEEVSIDGMCGVY comes from the coding sequence ATGGCCGATCAGTCAGTCACGTCGACTCAGGACACCGAGCTCGTGGGCGAGTCCCTCGTCGAAGAGGTGTCGATCGACGGGATGTGCGGGGTCTACTGA
- the mftD gene encoding pre-mycofactocin synthase MftD (MftD, an enzyme found in the mycofactocin biosynthesis locus, performs an oxidative deamination of 3-amino-5-[(p-hydroxyphenyl)methyl]-4,4-dimethyl-2-pyrrolidinone (AHDP). The resulting compound, now called pre-mycofactocin (PMFT), is a biologically active redox cofactor that can oxidize the non-exchangeable NADH of TIGR03971 family SDR-type oxidoreductases.), which yields MANPWARNPWFETVHEAQRRAKKRLPKSVYSSLVAGTQAGITLSDNVDAFSELGFAPHVVGAQADRELSTSVMGQELSFPVMISPTGVQAVDPDGEVAVARAAAARGTAMGLSSFASHAVEEVTAVNDKVFFQLYWLGTRDEILARAQRAKEAGAKGLIVTTDWVFNIGRDWGSPEIPEKVDFQALLKLAPEIAVKPRYALDWVRGGKVEIPDLTAPNLTPKGVPGPTFFGAYGQWMNTPPPTWEDLQWLREQWDGPFMVKGITRVDDAKRAVDIGASAISVSNHGGNNLDGTPATIRLLGPIADQVGTQVDVLLDGGVRRGSDVAKALALGARAVMIGRAYLWGLAANGQAGVENVLDLLRMGLDGVVMGLGHKSVQELSRDDLIIPEDFERTFGDS from the coding sequence ATGGCCAATCCCTGGGCCCGCAATCCGTGGTTCGAAACCGTCCATGAGGCGCAGCGTCGCGCCAAGAAGCGATTGCCGAAGTCGGTGTACTCGTCCCTGGTCGCCGGCACGCAGGCCGGTATCACGCTGAGCGACAACGTCGATGCGTTCTCCGAGCTCGGTTTCGCGCCGCACGTCGTCGGCGCGCAGGCCGATCGTGAGTTGTCGACCTCGGTGATGGGTCAGGAACTCTCTTTCCCGGTGATGATCTCGCCGACCGGCGTGCAGGCCGTCGATCCGGACGGTGAGGTCGCGGTGGCGCGCGCGGCGGCCGCCCGGGGGACCGCGATGGGACTCTCGAGCTTCGCGTCCCACGCGGTGGAAGAGGTCACGGCGGTCAACGACAAGGTCTTCTTCCAGCTCTATTGGCTCGGCACCCGCGACGAGATCCTCGCGCGCGCACAGCGTGCCAAGGAGGCCGGCGCCAAGGGACTCATCGTCACCACCGACTGGGTGTTCAACATCGGTCGCGACTGGGGCAGTCCCGAGATCCCGGAGAAGGTCGACTTCCAGGCGTTGCTCAAGCTGGCGCCCGAGATCGCGGTCAAGCCGCGTTATGCGCTCGACTGGGTGCGTGGTGGAAAGGTCGAGATCCCCGATCTCACCGCACCGAACCTCACTCCCAAGGGTGTGCCGGGTCCGACCTTCTTCGGTGCCTACGGGCAGTGGATGAACACTCCGCCGCCCACCTGGGAGGACCTGCAGTGGCTGCGTGAGCAGTGGGACGGCCCGTTCATGGTCAAGGGCATCACCCGCGTCGACGACGCAAAACGGGCCGTCGACATCGGTGCCTCGGCGATCTCCGTCTCCAACCACGGCGGCAACAACCTGGACGGCACCCCGGCGACGATCCGGCTGCTCGGGCCGATCGCGGATCAGGTCGGTACGCAGGTCGATGTGCTGCTCGACGGCGGAGTCCGCCGCGGCAGCGACGTGGCGAAGGCGCTGGCCCTCGGTGCGCGGGCGGTCATGATCGGTCGCGCATACCTCTGGGGGCTGGCGGCCAACGGTCAGGCCGGTGTGGAGAATGTGCTGGACCTGCTCCGGATGGGCCTCGACGGTGTGGTCATGGGTCTGGGGCACAAGAGCGTTCAGGAGCTCTCGCGCGACGACCTGATCATCCCGGAGGATTTCGAACGCACCTTCGGCGACAGCTGA
- the mftB gene encoding mycofactocin biosynthesis chaperone MftB (MftB, a small protein, is a peptide chaperone that assists the radical SAM enzyme MftC in performing two modifications to the C-terminal Val-Tyr dipeptide of the mycofactocin precursor peptide, MftA. MftB's role is analogous to the role of PqqD in the biosynthesis of PQQ, a cofactor that derives entirely from a Tyr and a Glu in the precursor PqqA.), whose amino-acid sequence MSTPTSAPVSGGRVDATAGAGPAPQFDSGGAWALNPKVALRPEPFGALLYHFGTRKLSFLKNLTVVDIVSSLGDHPSASDALAAAGIGESDRPLYVQALGALADSGMIIPRPAA is encoded by the coding sequence ATGTCGACCCCGACATCTGCACCGGTGTCCGGCGGTCGCGTCGACGCGACCGCCGGCGCCGGCCCGGCACCGCAATTCGATTCCGGTGGGGCGTGGGCTCTCAATCCCAAGGTCGCGCTGCGACCCGAGCCGTTCGGCGCCCTGCTCTACCACTTCGGCACCCGCAAGCTCTCGTTCCTGAAGAACCTGACGGTCGTGGACATCGTGTCCTCGCTGGGCGACCATCCCAGCGCCTCGGACGCGTTGGCCGCCGCAGGTATCGGCGAGTCCGATCGTCCGCTCTACGTGCAGGCGCTCGGTGCGCTCGCCGACTCGGGCATGATCATCCCTCGCCCCGCCGCCTGA
- a CDS encoding CaiB/BaiF CoA-transferase family protein: MTSTTPRNSGKSGPLSAIRVVEFAGIGPGPHAAMLLADLGADVVRVQRPGTLPAPGRNADALLRGRRVVEANLKEPADRETILRLVTKADVVLEGFRPGVMERLGFGPDDLSAINPGLVYGRMTGWGQDGPRADRAGHDINYISLTGMLHAIGRKEDRPVPPLNLAGDFGGGSMFLVMGVLAALLERQTSGAGQVVDAAMVDGASVLGQMMWAFRGTGLWSDARGVNMLDTGAPYYEVYETSDGKYMAVGAIEPQFYAELLNGLGLAEADLPDQNDIANWPKLKEVFTDTFRSRTRDEWAKVFEGTDACTSPVLDFSEAPGDPHMAARANLVEIDGVMQAQVAPRFSRTSPETPAGPDREATDPATLWQD; the protein is encoded by the coding sequence ATGACGTCAACGACGCCGCGCAACAGCGGAAAGAGCGGGCCCCTCAGCGCAATCCGTGTGGTCGAGTTCGCAGGCATCGGACCGGGCCCACATGCGGCGATGCTGCTGGCCGACCTCGGTGCCGACGTCGTACGCGTCCAGCGGCCGGGCACCCTGCCGGCACCCGGCCGCAATGCGGACGCCCTGCTCCGCGGCCGCCGGGTCGTCGAGGCGAACCTGAAGGAGCCCGCCGACCGCGAGACCATCCTGCGCCTCGTCACCAAGGCAGACGTGGTGCTCGAGGGCTTCCGGCCCGGGGTGATGGAGCGACTCGGCTTCGGCCCCGATGACCTCTCCGCCATCAATCCCGGCCTGGTCTACGGCCGGATGACCGGGTGGGGCCAGGATGGTCCGCGTGCAGACCGCGCCGGGCACGACATCAACTACATCTCACTGACCGGGATGCTGCACGCCATCGGCCGCAAGGAAGACCGCCCGGTCCCGCCGCTCAACCTCGCCGGCGACTTCGGTGGCGGTTCGATGTTCCTCGTGATGGGCGTGCTCGCCGCGCTCCTCGAGCGACAGACGTCCGGCGCCGGACAGGTCGTCGACGCCGCCATGGTCGACGGCGCCTCGGTGCTGGGCCAGATGATGTGGGCCTTCCGCGGGACCGGACTCTGGAGCGACGCGCGCGGGGTCAACATGCTCGACACCGGCGCGCCATACTATGAGGTTTACGAGACATCCGACGGCAAGTACATGGCCGTCGGAGCCATCGAGCCGCAGTTCTACGCCGAGCTGCTCAACGGTCTGGGGCTCGCCGAGGCCGATCTGCCCGATCAGAACGATATTGCCAACTGGCCCAAGCTCAAAGAGGTGTTCACCGACACCTTCAGGTCGCGTACCCGCGACGAGTGGGCCAAGGTCTTCGAGGGTACCGACGCCTGCACCTCGCCGGTTCTCGACTTCTCCGAGGCCCCGGGCGATCCGCACATGGCGGCGCGTGCCAACCTCGTGGAGATCGACGGCGTGATGCAGGCCCAGGTCGCTCCCCGCTTCTCCCGGACCTCTCCGGAGACCCCCGCGGGCCCGGACCGCGAGGCGACCGACCCCGCCACCCTCTGGCAAGACTGA
- the mftR gene encoding mycofactocin system transcriptional regulator (MftR, the mycofactocin system transcriptional regulator, is an uncharacterized TetR family DNA-binding transcription factor. Its role is inferred by context. It occurs as part of the biosynthesis locus for mycofactocin, a partially characterized electron carrier derived from the terminal Val-Tyr dipeptide of the precursor peptide MftA, through a radical SAM enzyme-mediated process.): MTPSEAEAVQPLVRTAHAGRRPVTSRAQISAVAIDLFTDKGFEETSVDDVADAVGIARRTLFRYYPSKNAIAWGDFDAHLAEMRALLADIPDDLSVAEALRRALVSFNEVPDTELAAHRRRMSLLLGVPALQAHSMIMYAEWRQVIADFCAHRLDLGEHDHLPQTIAWMCLGTALAAYEQWLALPGSDLEALIVAGTRTLSQGVGALS; this comes from the coding sequence ATGACCCCATCGGAGGCGGAGGCGGTGCAGCCACTCGTGCGTACCGCGCACGCCGGCCGCCGGCCGGTCACCTCGCGCGCCCAGATCAGTGCCGTCGCGATCGACCTGTTCACCGACAAGGGTTTCGAAGAGACCAGCGTCGACGACGTCGCCGACGCGGTCGGCATCGCGCGCCGCACACTGTTCCGCTACTACCCGTCGAAGAACGCGATCGCGTGGGGTGATTTCGATGCACACCTCGCCGAGATGCGCGCCCTCCTCGCCGACATCCCCGACGATCTGTCGGTGGCCGAGGCACTCCGGCGCGCCCTCGTCTCGTTCAACGAGGTACCCGACACCGAACTCGCCGCCCATCGTCGACGGATGTCGCTCCTCCTCGGAGTGCCCGCGCTCCAAGCACACTCGATGATCATGTACGCGGAGTGGCGTCAGGTGATCGCCGATTTCTGCGCACACCGCCTCGACCTGGGCGAGCACGATCACCTTCCCCAGACGATCGCCTGGATGTGCCTCGGCACCGCACTCGCCGCCTATGAGCAGTGGCTCGCCCTTCCGGGCTCCGACCTCGAAGCCCTCATCGTGGCCGGCACACGTACTCTGTCGCAGGGAGTCGGCGCGCTGTCGTGA
- the mftE gene encoding mycofactocin biosynthesis peptidyl-dipeptidase MftE: MERRAALGQLCWPQLSDRSVTLLVPLGATEQHGPHLPLDTDSRIAALVAGLAADRLSTADPSTADDEPEAPVVVAAPGINYGASGEHEGFPGTISIGHEALHLLLVEYGRSACRWADRLVFVNGHGGNGPTVAAAVDTLRYEGRDAAWFPCATPGADAHAGMTETSVLLHFSPEHVILSEAAAGNAAPIASLLPALREGGVAAVSDNGVLGDPAGASAEHGASVTDALVTGLVAAVGAWSVGRSGRLA, translated from the coding sequence ATGGAGCGTCGGGCGGCATTGGGACAGCTGTGCTGGCCTCAACTGTCGGATCGGTCGGTCACGCTCCTGGTGCCGCTGGGGGCCACCGAACAGCACGGTCCGCATCTTCCGCTCGACACCGACAGCAGGATCGCCGCGCTCGTCGCCGGCCTCGCGGCCGACCGGTTGTCGACGGCGGACCCGTCGACCGCCGACGACGAGCCGGAGGCCCCTGTCGTGGTGGCCGCCCCCGGGATCAACTACGGAGCGAGCGGCGAGCACGAAGGTTTCCCCGGCACCATCTCCATCGGCCACGAGGCCCTGCATCTTCTCCTGGTGGAGTACGGGCGCAGCGCCTGCCGCTGGGCGGACCGGTTGGTCTTCGTCAACGGGCACGGCGGCAACGGGCCCACCGTGGCCGCGGCAGTCGACACGCTGCGTTACGAGGGCCGCGATGCCGCATGGTTCCCCTGCGCCACCCCCGGTGCCGACGCGCACGCCGGGATGACCGAAACGTCTGTGCTGCTCCACTTTTCACCTGAACATGTGATCCTGTCGGAAGCCGCGGCCGGCAACGCGGCTCCCATCGCCTCGTTGTTGCCCGCGCTACGCGAAGGTGGGGTCGCCGCGGTCAGCGACAACGGCGTGCTCGGTGATCCGGCAGGTGCGAGTGCCGAGCACGGCGCGAGCGTGACCGACGCCCTGGTCACCGGGTTGGTGGCGGCCGTCGGCGCATGGTCGGTCGGCCGGTCGGGGCGCCTCGCATGA
- the mftF gene encoding mycofactocin biosynthesis glycosyltransferase MftF (Members of this protein family, MftF, are glycosyltransferases, members of PF00535 (glycosyl transferase family 2). The encoding gene is found as part of the mycofactocin cassette, in Mycobacterium tuberculosis, many other Actinobacteria, and occasional members of other lineages. Mycofactocin itself, a putative redox carrier, is a heavily modified derivative of the C-terminal Val-Tyr dipeptide of the mycofactocin precursor MftA (TIGR03969).), whose amino-acid sequence MTAVEKELPATSAVDHSLPDGFQVQIDMRCAPHQDLRYLVGGSPTRMLRLTDAALGMTSADGRIEVVDAATRSLARRLLDSGIANPRPMFGPRPENVTVVVPVHGNQQGVDRLLQAVSGATVIVVDDGSEEPIRVCGRGASVIRFDENRGPSAARNAGAAAATTEFVAFLDSDVVPPADWLTMLLGHFSDPAVAIVAPRIVGLSRDDCDASLAERYENGYSSLDMGPDECSVVPGSRVSYVPSAAMIVRRSAFQDFDETLRVAEDVDLCWRTHKAGWRVRYDPIARVSHDHRTGMRSVLDRRRYYGTGASYLADRHGGFAAPVVMTVPMAVAVVALMTRTKIGLAIAMIILGQVGMRLRRRLGELPDAPIVATQLTGRAVGFGLLQAAGAICRHYWPVAVILAIVSARFRRLAVEVAVTEGIVSWVRQVVAEPEAGPALGPVAYTLFRRLDDLAYGTGLWQGALSHRDFGALRPVITSKT is encoded by the coding sequence ATGACCGCCGTCGAAAAGGAGCTGCCCGCGACGTCGGCCGTCGACCACAGCCTGCCGGACGGTTTCCAGGTCCAGATCGACATGCGGTGTGCGCCCCACCAGGATCTCCGGTATCTCGTCGGCGGATCCCCCACCCGGATGCTCCGCCTGACGGATGCGGCGCTCGGTATGACATCGGCCGACGGCCGCATCGAGGTCGTCGACGCGGCCACCCGCAGTCTTGCCCGCCGTCTGCTCGACAGCGGAATTGCCAACCCGCGCCCCATGTTTGGCCCGCGCCCGGAGAACGTCACGGTGGTCGTGCCGGTGCACGGCAATCAGCAGGGGGTCGACCGTCTGCTGCAGGCGGTCTCCGGCGCGACGGTGATCGTGGTCGACGACGGCTCCGAGGAACCCATCCGGGTGTGCGGACGCGGCGCATCCGTGATCCGCTTCGACGAGAACCGCGGGCCGTCGGCCGCTCGCAACGCGGGGGCGGCCGCGGCGACCACGGAGTTCGTGGCCTTCCTCGACTCCGACGTGGTTCCCCCCGCGGATTGGCTCACCATGCTCCTGGGGCATTTCTCGGATCCGGCGGTGGCGATCGTGGCACCACGAATCGTGGGACTCAGTCGCGACGACTGCGATGCCTCCCTCGCCGAACGGTACGAGAACGGTTATTCGTCGCTCGACATGGGGCCGGACGAATGCTCGGTTGTCCCCGGTAGTCGTGTCTCTTATGTGCCTAGTGCGGCAATGATCGTGCGGCGCAGTGCTTTTCAGGACTTCGACGAGACGCTGCGGGTGGCCGAGGACGTCGATCTCTGCTGGCGGACGCACAAGGCGGGCTGGCGGGTCCGTTACGACCCCATCGCCCGGGTGTCGCACGATCACCGGACCGGGATGCGTTCGGTGCTCGATCGACGGCGCTACTACGGCACCGGGGCGTCGTACCTCGCGGACCGCCATGGCGGGTTCGCCGCCCCGGTCGTGATGACCGTGCCGATGGCCGTCGCGGTGGTCGCGCTGATGACCCGGACCAAGATCGGTCTGGCGATCGCGATGATCATCCTCGGTCAGGTCGGCATGCGTCTGCGACGACGACTCGGCGAACTCCCCGACGCGCCGATCGTCGCGACGCAGCTGACAGGACGTGCGGTCGGGTTCGGACTCCTGCAGGCGGCGGGGGCGATCTGTCGCCACTATTGGCCGGTCGCCGTGATCCTCGCAATCGTGTCGGCCCGATTCCGCCGACTCGCCGTCGAGGTCGCGGTCACCGAGGGCATCGTGTCCTGGGTGCGTCAGGTGGTGGCGGAGCCGGAAGCGGGGCCTGCGCTCGGACCCGTCGCCTACACCCTGTTCCGGCGCCTCGACGATCTCGCGTATGGCACCGGGCTGTGGCAGGGGGCGTTGAGCCACCGCGATTTCGGCGCTCTGCGACCGGTGATCACCAGCAAGACATGA
- the mftC gene encoding mycofactocin radical SAM maturase (MftC is a radical SAM/SPASM enzyme that catalyzes the first two steps in biosynthesis of the electron carrier mycofactocin from the terminal Val-Tyr dipeptide of the precursor peptide MftA.), protein MTTLERPPSATDLVAPAPPAPKTPKVGRLVDQFEKGLDAPICLTWELTYACNLACVHCLSSSGKRDPRELSTEQCKAIIDELQRMQVFYVNIGGGEPTVRPDFWELVDYATSHQVGVKFSTNGLRIDKAVAERLAASDYVDVQISLDGATAEVNDAVRGPGSFDMAVRALENLHEAGFADAKISVVMTRQNIEQLDEFKALADRYNATLRITRLRPSGRGADVWDDLHPLPEQQRELYNWLVAHGDGVLTGDSFFHLSAFGGVDGGGALPGLNLCGAGRVVCLIDPVGDVYACPFAIHENFLAGNILSDGGFQEIWQHSDLFTELREPQNAGACTKCAHFDACRGGCMAAKFFTGLPLAGPDPECVQGYGEQLLAGERTKPTANKDHSRGTPLTLMTRQADGDLLPVGAPPSKSCDENPLAGFTL, encoded by the coding sequence ATGACCACATTGGAACGTCCGCCCAGCGCAACGGATCTCGTCGCACCTGCGCCACCCGCCCCGAAGACCCCCAAGGTGGGACGGCTGGTCGACCAGTTCGAGAAGGGCCTCGATGCCCCGATCTGCCTGACCTGGGAACTCACCTACGCATGCAACCTGGCCTGTGTGCACTGCCTGTCGTCGTCGGGGAAGCGTGATCCGCGCGAACTCTCCACCGAGCAATGCAAGGCGATCATCGACGAACTGCAGCGTATGCAGGTCTTCTACGTCAACATCGGTGGTGGCGAACCGACCGTGCGGCCCGACTTCTGGGAGCTCGTCGACTACGCGACCAGCCATCAGGTGGGAGTCAAGTTCTCCACCAATGGATTACGTATCGACAAGGCGGTGGCGGAACGATTGGCCGCATCCGATTACGTCGATGTGCAGATCTCCCTGGACGGCGCCACCGCAGAGGTCAACGACGCGGTTCGCGGACCTGGCTCCTTCGACATGGCGGTGCGCGCGCTGGAGAACCTGCACGAGGCCGGGTTCGCCGACGCGAAGATCAGTGTGGTGATGACCCGGCAGAACATCGAGCAGCTCGATGAGTTCAAGGCCCTGGCGGACCGGTACAACGCGACCCTGCGTATCACCCGACTGCGCCCGTCGGGGCGTGGCGCCGATGTGTGGGACGACCTCCACCCGCTGCCCGAACAGCAGCGCGAACTCTACAACTGGCTCGTCGCACACGGCGACGGAGTTCTCACGGGCGATTCGTTCTTCCATCTCTCCGCATTCGGTGGGGTCGACGGCGGCGGCGCGCTGCCGGGCCTGAACCTGTGCGGTGCCGGACGTGTGGTGTGCCTGATCGATCCCGTCGGCGACGTGTACGCCTGCCCGTTCGCGATCCACGAGAACTTCCTCGCCGGCAACATCCTCTCCGACGGTGGTTTCCAGGAGATCTGGCAGCATTCGGATCTGTTCACCGAACTGCGGGAACCGCAGAACGCCGGTGCCTGCACCAAGTGCGCACATTTCGACGCGTGCCGCGGCGGCTGCATGGCGGCGAAGTTCTTCACCGGCCTGCCCCTGGCCGGGCCCGACCCGGAGTGCGTGCAGGGCTACGGCGAGCAGCTGCTCGCCGGTGAGCGCACCAAACCGACTGCGAACAAAGATCATTCGCGCGGAACCCCACTGACATTGATGACCCGTCAGGCCGACGGCGACCTGCTGCCGGTCGGGGCCCCGCCGTCGAAGAGCTGTGATGAGAACCCCCTCGCGGGCTTCACACTCTGA